The window GAAAATCAACGCGGCTAAATATGTTATGGTACCCGGCAATGCACGGGTGCGCAGGCAGGCGCTGGAGACAAGAACGGCGGCCTTAAAGCAATTTGCCGAAAAAACGCCTCTGAACCGGGTCGAGATGGGAAGCAGGGAGGTGGGCATCATTACATCGGGCATGCCCTATAATTACGCGAAGGACGCCTTTCCGGACTATTCCTATCTGAAGCTCGGCATGCCGTACCCGCTGCCGGAGAAGCTTATCCGCAATTTTGCCTCAAAAGTGAAAAAGCTTTACGTGGTCGAGGAACTCGATCCGTTTCTGGAAGAGCAGATCAAAGCCATGGGTATCGACGTTACAGGGAAATCCATATTCCCCTTTGCGAATGAATTTGATCCCGGCATCGTCTCTTCCGCCATCAGCGGATGTGCCGAGATCGGCGCCATCCCTGCGGCACCGGATGTCCCCCCGCGACCGCCCAATCTCTGCCCGGGCTGTCCGCACCGGGGTGTGTTTTACGTTCTGGGAAAGCTGGGCGCCTTCGTATCCGGTGATATCGGCTGCTATACCCTTTCCTTCATGAAACCCCTGGAGGGCCTCCATTCGACGGTCTGCATGGGGGCAAGCATCGGCATGGCCCATGGCATGAGCAAGGCCCTCGGTGACGGGGGAAAAGGCAGGGTCGTTGCCGTCATCGGCGATTCCACGTTTGTCCATTCGGGCATGACGCCTCTTTTGAATATGGCCTACAACGGGAGTGATGCGGTGGTCGTCATCTGTGATAATTCCACCACGGCCATGACGGGGATGCAGGAACATCCGGCCACGGGTTACACCCTCCAGGGGCGGCCGGCCAAAAAACTGGATTTTGCCGCTCTGGCCGGGGTTTTTGGTATCGAGAATGTCGAGACCGTCGATCCGTTTGACTTAAAGCAGGTCCGGAAGGTCATGAAAAAGGAGCTGGCGGGCACCGGTCCTTCCGTCGTCATCGCCGAAAGCCCCTGTGTCCTCTTCCGTCGGGCCAATCCCGTCATCGGGAAGCCGCTCATGGTCGATCCGGAAAAATGCAACGGGTGCAAGCTCTGTCTCGGCCTGAGTTGCCCCCCTATTTCATGGCGTCCTTTTTCCGAAATGTCGGAAGGGACCTACGAAAAAAAGACGAAAAACCAGGAAGGGATT of the Deltaproteobacteria bacterium genome contains:
- the iorA gene encoding indolepyruvate ferredoxin oxidoreductase subunit alpha — protein: MKVLMSGNEAIARGAYEHGVRFAAGYPGTPSTEIMETFARYEGVYAEWSPNEKVALEAAIGAAVGGEKAMAVMKHVGVNVAADPLFTVSYTGTNRALVIISADDPSMHSSQNEQDNRNYAKFAKVPMLEPSDSREAKAYIKVALDLSEEFDTPVFLRTTTRVAHSKSIVELEEPIPWEDKTGVKINAAKYVMVPGNARVRRQALETRTAALKQFAEKTPLNRVEMGSREVGIITSGMPYNYAKDAFPDYSYLKLGMPYPLPEKLIRNFASKVKKLYVVEELDPFLEEQIKAMGIDVTGKSIFPFANEFDPGIVSSAISGCAEIGAIPAAPDVPPRPPNLCPGCPHRGVFYVLGKLGAFVSGDIGCYTLSFMKPLEGLHSTVCMGASIGMAHGMSKALGDGGKGRVVAVIGDSTFVHSGMTPLLNMAYNGSDAVVVICDNSTTAMTGMQEHPATGYTLQGRPAKKLDFAALAGVFGIENVETVDPFDLKQVRKVMKKELAGTGPSVVIAESPCVLFRRANPVIGKPLMVDPEKCNGCKLCLGLSCPPISWRPFSEMSEGTYEKKTKNQEGIAFIESVYCTGCTLCQQLCKAGAIVEEE